CGCGCTGTTGGCTTGGTGAAGTGCTGCTTGGGATCAATACGGTTGAGCTGGAGCTCTTCTCCCTGTTTTACATCAGGCAAGATAACGTCTTCTGCCTTCTTCGCCTGTGCTGGCTGCACTCTCATAAAACCGTCAAAACGAATAACGCGCCCCTTACAACGGAGCTCATAATCCGCAGCTTTGACCACGATAGAAGATGAGGTGAATTCTGCTGGCACCATCTGACAGGCAACAAATTGACGCCAAATGAGCTCGTATAATCGCTCTGCGTCGCGCTCCATATTTTTCAGGTGCGATGTTTGGCAGCTAACATCAGAGGGTCTAATCGCCTCGTGTGCCTCCTGGGCACCTTCTTTACTGCTATAGGAGATGGCGCCCTCAGGCAAGTACTTGTCGCCATAGCTGCTTTGTATGTAGTCACGGCAGTTCGCCACAGCCTCTGCACTCAAATTAGTCGAGTCAGTACGCATATAAGTAATATAACCCGCCTCATAAAGACGCTGCGCCATCATCATCGTCTTCTTAACACCAAAGCCAAGTCGAGTACTCGCAGCCTGCTGCAAAGTCGATGTAATATAGGGGGCTGTTGGCTTGGTCTTGGTTGGCTTATCATCACGACTCGCGACAATATAAGTCGCCGCCTTTAATTCAGCCACGGCGGCCATCGTCATCGCTTCATTGACCGGCTTAAAGGCCTCGCCGTTATGTCGCTTAACCTCTAAATTAAGGTTTTGTTGTGCTGCTGTTACCAGGTCAGCCGAGACATCCCAGTACTCTTCAGGCACAAAGGCTCGAATCTCTTTCTCACGCTCAACCACTAACCTTGTTGCAACAGATTGAACCCGGCCTGCGGACAAGCCTCGTGCGACCTTAGCCCACAGTAATGGCGAAACCATATAACCCACAACACGGTCGAGAAAACGTCTCGCTTGCTGTGCGTTAACGCGACTCATGTCGAGCTCAGACGGAGTGTCAAAAGCTTCCGTAATCGCCGTCTTGGTAATTTCGTTAAATACTACACGGCGGTACTTACTATCTTCTCCACCAATTGTTTCCCGCAAGTGCCAGGCAATTGCCTCACCCTCACGGTCCAAATCCGTTGCGAGATAGATGGTTTCAGCGTTCTCCGCAAGGCGCTTCAGCTCACTGACCACTTTCTCTTTGCCAGGTAGGGTCTCGTAGTGTGCCTCCCAGTTTTTCTCAGGGTCTATACCCATTCGACGTATAAGCTGGTCTTTAGCTTTTTGTTTCTTGTAGGCTGCCTTCTTGTCCGCTGGCATTTTGCGAGTTTTAGCTGCCTCTTTAGCGCGAGCGCTTGGATCGACAGCAGACTTTTTGCTACCACTGGTTGGTAAGTCTCGTATATGCCCTACGCTGGATTTAACAACGTATTGATTACCAAGATATTTATTAATAGTCTTAGCTTTCGCTGGCGACTCGACAATAACTAAAGATTTGGCCATTAGCTCCCTACAATCTCTATGAGTAGTAATATGGTAAATGTATGCAATTGCGGAAGTTATAATAGTACAGTAGTACCTAGGTCAAGCACTGAACACAACTTTCGACAAATTCGTATATCACTACCCTCCCCCTCCGCAAGCAATTAACCATATGATATGCCACAGTTAAGGGGACTAATTTAGGCTATTAGTGAAGCATTATCGGCAGTGAAAATTAATGGCAACACTGGTGGCATATAGTTGATTAGCTACTGTTGATTAGCGCCACTATTGTTACACCGTGGTTTTCTCTTCATCTCCCACATAAGCAAAACGTGGCTGCCACTCGCCCGCCACCTGAACCGTCTCAACAAACATCGACAACGGTCTCACCCACAAGCCTTGATCACCATACGTCGGCCGATAAACAACAAGCGCCTCCTCTGTTTCAGAGTGCTTCGCCACTCCCTCAACCTGGTAAAAGGCACCTTTGTAGTGCTTATATAGACCTGTCTTAACCATATCGACCTCTTAATTAACGCTGTTCATTTTGCAGTTTCATCACTTCTGAAATAATACTCGCAATCTTGTCGACCCTCTCCTCAGTCCCCTGTTCCAACCAATAGACACCAACAAACCCCTGTTCGGCCTCAAGATAACAACACCCTTTCGGTAGTGTCGCGCAAAGACGTTGCAAAGCTTCTTGTATCATCAAATCAGGTTTACCAATCCACTCAAAACCCGCATCGACGACCGAGACATACCAAAGTGGACGTGGCTTATCCGTATCCGCTTGCTTGTTCCTCGGGTGATTGGTTAGGTAACAGGTCATCGTCGGGTTGTCATGACGACGCTGCAAGCGCGGTGGCAGCGTTCTAATAGATACCTGCATATGCATCTTTGCAGCGTGTTCTCGCAAACGAACAAGCTGTTTCTGCCTAGGACTAGGGCGCATCCAGATAACCGGCGAAATCGCCATGATAATCACTAAGATAATTACAATATAAGCCATAGATCAATACATGCTATTGTTGTAACAAATCACCGTTTGACAGGTGACTTGAAACTGCCGTTTAATCGGCAATGAGTAAATAATATCAACACGTCACGTAATAATAGCTAGGAGTACACCTATGTCTGATTACACGCATATTTTATTGGCGATAGACCTTAGTACAGACAGCCCCCAAGTTTGCCAAAAGGCTCGTTCACTCGCTCAATTTTACGGCGCTAAAATCAGCATTATCCATGTGGTTGAGCCGCTCAGCTTTACCTATGGTAGCGATATCCCTCTGGATTTTTCTGACATCCAACAAGATTTAATGAACCAAGCTAAACACCAACTGCAGGAGATAGCGAGCAATATCGGTATTGACGATGAAAGCTGCCATCTCACCCTTGGCCGACCAGAAACTGAGATTCACAATCTTGCTGCCGCCATTAACGCCGACCTTATCGTCGTCGGTAGCCACGGCCGCCACGGTCTTGCCTTAATTTTTGGCTCGACCGCTAACGGCGTACTCCATGGTGCAGGCTGTGACGTCTTAGCTGTACGTGTCGAGGAAAGCGAATAATTATTCCGAGGCCAACTCCTCCAACTCAGCCCAACGCTCAACCGCCACCTCCAGTGCCTGCTCTGCTTCAGCTAGCTGAGCAAGCACCTTATCCTGCTCTTCGCGAGGACGCTGATAAAAACCACTATCGGCAACTTGTGCCTGCCACAGTTCATTCTGCTCTTCGAGAGCCTCAATTTTAGCGGGTAACTTTTCCAGCTCATGCTTCAGCTTAAAGCTCAATTTTTTACTGGCGGCAGGAGTTTCCTTCACCTCAACAGCAGCAGTGACCTGTGGCTTTTCCTCCGTTGCAGCCGTCACACTTATCGTGCCTCCCTGCGTCTTCCAGTCACTATATCCACCAATGTACTCACGCACCCGGCCAGGTGCCTCAAAAACAATACTGCTAGTAACGACATTATCCATGAAGGCTCGGTCGTGACTCACCAACAACATCGTGCCTGGGTAGTTCATTAAAATTTCTTCGAGCAGCTCCAGCGTCTCCACATCCAAATCGTTAGTAGGCTCATCGAGCACCAACAGGTTAGACGGCTGACTAAACAACTTTGCGAGCATGACACGATTACGCTCCCCCCCCGACAGCACGCCTACGGGTGTTCTGGCTCGCTCTGGCGAGAACAGGAAATCTGATAGATAGCTATATATATGCCGATCTTTACCGTTAACCTCGATAAAGTCTCGCCCCTGTGAAACGTTGTCGATGATATTTTTTTCGCCATCGAGCTCTGTGCGTAATTGGTCAAAGTAGGCGACTTCCAGTTTTGTTCCCTGCTTGATCGTCCCAGCCATCGGTTGCAGCTGCCCCAAAAACATCTTCAACAGGGTACTTTTTCCCGCACCGTTGTTGCCAATGATGCCAATACGATCACCGCGCTGAATCACCGTTGAGAAACCATCGACAATCTTTTTATCGGCAAAGCTATGTCTTAAGTCTTGTGCCTCAATGACAATCTTGCCCGATTTTTCCGACGACTGCGTCGCTATATTCGCTTTACCGGTCACATTACGACGCTCGGCTCGCTCATTTCTCAGCGCCTTAAGCGCCCGCACCCGACCCTCGTTGCGGGTACGGCGAGCCTTAATGCCCTGACGAATCCACACTTCCTCTTCCGCCAGACGCTTATCAAAGAGCTCATTATGCTTTTCTTCAGTCGCTAAGCGTTGCTCACGATACTCTAAGAAGCTGTGATAATCCCCTTTCCAACTAAAGGCCCAACCGCGGTCGAGTTCAATAATACGTGTCGCTAAGTTCTGCAACAAAGCCCGGTCGTGGGTGACGAATAACAATGCGCCACGGAAGTCCAGTAACTGCTTTTCTAGCCAGTCAATGGTTGCTAAATCAAGATGGTTAGTCGGCTCGTCCAGTAATAACAAGTCTGGCTCGCATACTAACGCCTTGGCCAGAGCCACTTTACGACGCCACCCCCCCGACAACGTGCTCATAGAGACACCGCTTGGCAGCTTTAAACGGCTCATCACATTGTCGATTTTAGCCTGTGCTGACCAACCATCGACACTGTCGATATCGTGCTGAATCTTTGCCAGCTTTTTTAGCCCTTTTTCGTCAAGCTCTTGCATCGAAAGCTCATTAAAAGCCGCCAGAAGCTCTCCAACACCAGGCAACCCCTCAGCCACCACGCTATCGACAAGGCGATCATCTGCTGCAGGCAGCTCCTGTTGCAAGCAAGAGATCCTCACCCCGCTATCAAACCAAAGCTCACCGCCATCCAGCTTGATATCGCCTTGAATCACCTTCAGCAAGGTGGATTTGCCGACACCATTACGCCCGGTAATACATACCCGCTCGCCTTTATCGATTTGAAAATCAACGTTATCCAATAATATCTGCGTCCCATAACTCAGCTGGGCGGCACTCACTCGAACCAAAGGCATAATACTGCTCTATCAAAAATTTCCGCCAATTTTACTCTTCGCACCCACTAATCGCTACACCTTCCTAATTTTCACTACACTAAAATATACCCCTGTAGAATATTCGGAGCCGTTTTGACGATTATTCCCACCAGACATAACTCCCTTCTTGCAAAACCTAAGCTTTTGTTATGGCGATTTTTGATCATTATTCTCAGCTTATCTCCCGAGGCGAGCGCCCAAGTAATATCCAATACTCAACGCGTACAACAGAGGCTGCTGTATATTGAGGCCATACAAGCCACTGAAAATAACGACACCATAAACTTTCAACGACTCTATCAACAGCTGGCAGGTTATCCGCTGCGCCCCTATCTGGAATACCATCAACTATTAAAGAATTTCGGCACTATCGACGATGCCGATGTTGGCCTCTTCCTCCGTGCCAACACCGGCAGCCTTATTGCCGAGCGCCTGCAGTACCTCTGGCTCCGACACAAGGTGCAACTACAAGATTGGCCCGGTTTCATCAAGCACGATGATGAAACACGCTTCCAATCAACCGATATGCAGTGCGCGCGATTATTGGCCCACAGCGGCAACAATGTCATCGCACCCAACCTCCACAATAGCGTCCGCCAGCTATGGGCACAGAATGGCACCCTCCATGAGCAGTGTCTTATTTTATTCAGTAACGCACTGCAGCAAGCCATCATTGCAGATGACGATATCTGGGCACGTTATCTCAGCCTCTTTAAAAGCAATACTGACAATGCCAATACGCTCTATTTTTACCTCAACCCCAAGGACCAAC
Above is a window of Sinobacterium caligoides DNA encoding:
- the topA gene encoding type I DNA topoisomerase; its protein translation is MAKSLVIVESPAKAKTINKYLGNQYVVKSSVGHIRDLPTSGSKKSAVDPSARAKEAAKTRKMPADKKAAYKKQKAKDQLIRRMGIDPEKNWEAHYETLPGKEKVVSELKRLAENAETIYLATDLDREGEAIAWHLRETIGGEDSKYRRVVFNEITKTAITEAFDTPSELDMSRVNAQQARRFLDRVVGYMVSPLLWAKVARGLSAGRVQSVATRLVVEREKEIRAFVPEEYWDVSADLVTAAQQNLNLEVKRHNGEAFKPVNEAMTMAAVAELKAATYIVASRDDKPTKTKPTAPYITSTLQQAASTRLGFGVKKTMMMAQRLYEAGYITYMRTDSTNLSAEAVANCRDYIQSSYGDKYLPEGAISYSSKEGAQEAHEAIRPSDVSCQTSHLKNMERDAERLYELIWRQFVACQMVPAEFTSSSIVVKAADYELRCKGRVIRFDGFMRVQPAQAKKAEDVILPDVKQGEELQLNRIDPKQHFTKPTARFTEASLVKELEKRGIGRPSTYAAIISTIQDRGYVRVENRRFFAEKMGDIVSDRLEESFRDLMDYSFTARMEESLDAVAEGSQDWKDLLDQFYKEFLVQLQQAEAEEGGMRANLPTPTNIKCPDCGRDMQIRTASTGVFLGCSGYALPPKERCKCTINLVSGDEAVSTEVDEEVESRLLRNKRRCSICNTAMESYLIDEERKLHVCGSNPDCSGYEIEAGSFKIKGYEGPVLECDKCGSEMQLKSGRFGKYFGCTNDGCKNTRKLLRSGEAAPPKMDPVPMPELTCLKVDDTYILRDGAAGLFLAASKFPKNRETRAPLVTELLPHKSEIDPKYAFLMSAPVADPDGNPAIVRYSRKTKEQYVMSEVEAKASGWTAYYVGGKWVEEQKKKRVTKKKADK
- a CDS encoding DUF1653 domain-containing protein — translated: MVKTGLYKHYKGAFYQVEGVAKHSETEEALVVYRPTYGDQGLWVRPLSMFVETVQVAGEWQPRFAYVGDEEKTTV
- a CDS encoding universal stress protein; protein product: MSDYTHILLAIDLSTDSPQVCQKARSLAQFYGAKISIIHVVEPLSFTYGSDIPLDFSDIQQDLMNQAKHQLQEIASNIGIDDESCHLTLGRPETEIHNLAAAINADLIVVGSHGRHGLALIFGSTANGVLHGAGCDVLAVRVEESE
- a CDS encoding ATP-binding cassette domain-containing protein, with protein sequence MPLVRVSAAQLSYGTQILLDNVDFQIDKGERVCITGRNGVGKSTLLKVIQGDIKLDGGELWFDSGVRISCLQQELPAADDRLVDSVVAEGLPGVGELLAAFNELSMQELDEKGLKKLAKIQHDIDSVDGWSAQAKIDNVMSRLKLPSGVSMSTLSGGWRRKVALAKALVCEPDLLLLDEPTNHLDLATIDWLEKQLLDFRGALLFVTHDRALLQNLATRIIELDRGWAFSWKGDYHSFLEYREQRLATEEKHNELFDKRLAEEEVWIRQGIKARRTRNEGRVRALKALRNERAERRNVTGKANIATQSSEKSGKIVIEAQDLRHSFADKKIVDGFSTVIQRGDRIGIIGNNGAGKSTLLKMFLGQLQPMAGTIKQGTKLEVAYFDQLRTELDGEKNIIDNVSQGRDFIEVNGKDRHIYSYLSDFLFSPERARTPVGVLSGGERNRVMLAKLFSQPSNLLVLDEPTNDLDVETLELLEEILMNYPGTMLLVSHDRAFMDNVVTSSIVFEAPGRVREYIGGYSDWKTQGGTISVTAATEEKPQVTAAVEVKETPAASKKLSFKLKHELEKLPAKIEALEEQNELWQAQVADSGFYQRPREEQDKVLAQLAEAEQALEVAVERWAELEELASE